In Rahnella sikkimica, the following are encoded in one genomic region:
- the apt gene encoding adenine phosphoribosyltransferase produces MTATAQQLQFIKDSIKTIPDYPKPGILFRDVTSLLEDPKAYAASIQLLADRYRDAGVTKVVGTEARGFLFGAPVALVLGVGFVPVRKPGKLPRETISETYDLEYGTDSLEIHVDAIQPGEKILVIDDLLATGGTIEATAKLIRRLGGEVTDAAFIINLPELGGEKRLNDLSINCYSLVSFDGH; encoded by the coding sequence ATGACCGCTACCGCACAGCAGCTACAGTTTATTAAAGACAGTATTAAGACCATCCCTGACTACCCTAAGCCAGGCATACTGTTCCGTGACGTCACCAGCTTGCTGGAAGACCCAAAAGCTTATGCTGCAAGCATTCAGTTACTGGCCGATCGTTACCGCGATGCCGGTGTGACCAAAGTGGTCGGCACCGAAGCACGTGGCTTCCTGTTCGGCGCACCGGTTGCATTGGTTTTGGGCGTGGGTTTTGTCCCCGTTCGTAAACCGGGCAAATTACCGCGCGAAACCATCAGCGAAACGTATGATCTTGAATACGGCACTGACAGCCTTGAAATCCACGTTGATGCTATTCAACCTGGCGAAAAAATTCTGGTGATCGACGATTTGCTGGCAACGGGTGGCACGATTGAAGCCACTGCGAAACTGATCCGCCGTCTGGGTGGAGAAGTGACCGATGCCGCATTCATCATTAACCTGCCGGAACTGGGCGGTGAAAAACGCCTCAACGATTTAAGTATCAACTGCTACAGCCTGGTTTCTTTCGACGGGCATTGA
- the rsmS gene encoding pleiotropic regulatory protein RsmS: protein MSVENAAPELQLAVDLIYLLECNEIAPETALAALEIVQRDYQEKLKNSKNTLSISYL, encoded by the coding sequence ATGTCTGTAGAAAATGCGGCCCCCGAGCTTCAGCTTGCTGTCGATCTGATTTATCTGCTTGAGTGCAATGAGATTGCGCCCGAGACAGCACTTGCGGCGCTGGAAATCGTTCAGCGCGATTATCAGGAAAAGCTGAAAAACAGCAAAAATACGCTTTCTATCAGTTATCTCTGA
- a CDS encoding type B 50S ribosomal protein L31, protein MKPAIHPAYRTVVFHDTSADEYFKVGSTISTDRTIELEGATYPYVTIEVSSASHPYYTGKQKEYSKEGSTARFNQRFGSFLGKK, encoded by the coding sequence ATGAAACCCGCTATACATCCTGCGTACCGCACCGTGGTTTTTCACGACACCAGCGCAGACGAATACTTCAAAGTCGGTTCAACCATTTCTACTGACCGGACCATTGAGCTGGAAGGCGCAACCTATCCGTACGTGACCATTGAAGTCTCCTCAGCGTCGCATCCGTATTACACCGGAAAACAGAAAGAATATTCAAAAGAAGGCAGCACCGCGCGCTTCAATCAACGCTTTGGCAGCTTCCTCGGTAAGAAATAA
- the acrB gene encoding multidrug efflux RND transporter permease subunit AcrB, with translation MAKFFIDRPIFAWVIAIIIMLAGALAILKLPIAQYPTVAPPAIQLTATYPGADAQTVQDTVTQVIEQNMNGIDNMMYMSSTSDSSGTVQITLTFASGTDADIAQVQVQNKLQLATPLLPQEVQQQGISVEKSSSSFLMVAGFISNNGTMTQDDIADYVGSNIKDPVSRTAGVGDVQLFGAQYAMRIWMDPNKLNNYQLTPVDVISAIKVQNNQIAAGQLGGTPPVPGQQLNSSIVAQTRLKSADEFGQIILKVNQDGSQVRLKDVAKIELGGESYDVIARFNGQPASGLGIKLATGANALDTAASVKATLAKLQPFFPAGLEVVYPYDTTPFVKISIKEVGKTLFEAIVLVFLVMFLFLQNFRATLIPTIAVPVVLLGTFAILSAFGYSINTLTMFGMVLAIGLLVDDAIVVVENVERVMVEEGLPPKEATKKSMEQIQGALVGIAMVLSAVFIPMAFFGGSTGVIYRQFSITIVSAMVLSVLVAMILTPALCATMLKPVAKGEHHEKKGFFGWFNKKFEQSTHHYTDSVGNILRSTGRYLVIYLLIVVGMAFLFIRLPTSFLPEEDQGVFLTMAQLPAGATQERTQKVLDEVSNYYLTKEKANVNSVFTVNGFGFAGRGQNTGIAFISLKDWSERSGAENKVPAIAGRAMGAFSTIKDALVFPFNLPAIVELGTATGFDFQLIDQANLGHDKLTQARNQLLGMIAQHPDLLTQVRPNGLEDTPQFKIEIDQEKATALGVSISDINTTLGASIGGSYVNDFIDRGRVKKVYVQAENKYRMLPSDINNLYVRGSAGQMVPFSAFSSAKWEYGSPRLERYNGLPSMEILGQPAPGKSSGDAMAMMESLASKLPTGIGYDWTGLSYQERLSGNQAPALYAISLIVVFLCLAALYESWSIPFSVMLVVPLGVVGALLAATMRGLSNDVYFQVGLLTTIGLSAKNAILIVEFAKDLMDKEGKGLIESTLEAVRMRLRPILMTSLAFILGVMPLVISSGAGSGSQNAVGTGVMGGMITATLLAIFFVPVFFVVVRRRFGKKNEDIEHTHKVEHPTL, from the coding sequence ATGGCTAAGTTTTTTATAGATCGTCCCATCTTTGCATGGGTGATCGCCATCATCATCATGTTGGCAGGGGCACTGGCAATTCTTAAATTGCCTATTGCGCAGTATCCAACCGTTGCGCCACCGGCTATCCAGCTGACCGCAACTTACCCGGGTGCGGATGCGCAAACGGTACAGGATACGGTCACACAGGTTATCGAACAGAACATGAACGGTATCGACAACATGATGTACATGTCGTCGACCAGTGACTCTTCTGGTACGGTGCAGATCACCCTGACCTTTGCTTCTGGCACCGACGCGGATATCGCGCAGGTTCAGGTACAGAACAAACTGCAGCTGGCAACACCATTGCTGCCGCAGGAAGTTCAGCAACAGGGTATCTCCGTTGAGAAATCGAGCAGCAGCTTCCTGATGGTAGCGGGCTTTATTTCCAACAACGGTACGATGACCCAGGATGACATCGCTGACTACGTTGGTTCGAACATCAAAGACCCAGTCAGCCGTACAGCCGGTGTCGGTGACGTTCAGCTGTTTGGTGCCCAGTACGCGATGCGTATCTGGATGGATCCGAACAAACTGAACAACTACCAGCTGACGCCGGTTGATGTTATCAGTGCAATCAAAGTTCAGAACAACCAGATTGCCGCAGGCCAGCTCGGTGGTACACCACCGGTTCCGGGTCAGCAACTGAACTCCTCTATCGTGGCACAGACTCGTCTGAAGTCCGCAGATGAGTTCGGTCAAATCATTCTGAAAGTGAATCAGGATGGATCTCAGGTTCGCCTGAAAGACGTAGCGAAAATTGAACTCGGTGGTGAAAGCTACGACGTTATCGCTCGCTTCAACGGTCAACCGGCATCGGGTTTGGGTATCAAACTGGCAACCGGCGCGAATGCCCTTGATACAGCAGCATCGGTCAAGGCCACGCTGGCTAAGCTTCAGCCATTCTTCCCGGCGGGCTTAGAAGTTGTTTATCCGTATGACACCACGCCGTTCGTTAAAATCTCGATTAAGGAAGTGGGTAAAACACTGTTCGAGGCCATCGTCCTGGTATTCCTGGTGATGTTCTTGTTCCTGCAAAACTTCCGCGCGACGCTGATCCCAACGATTGCCGTTCCGGTGGTATTGCTCGGTACGTTTGCCATACTTTCTGCGTTTGGCTATTCGATAAACACCCTGACGATGTTCGGGATGGTGCTCGCGATAGGCTTGCTCGTCGATGACGCCATCGTGGTGGTAGAAAACGTCGAGCGTGTCATGGTCGAAGAAGGCCTGCCGCCAAAAGAAGCCACCAAGAAATCCATGGAACAAATCCAGGGTGCTCTGGTCGGTATCGCGATGGTGCTGTCCGCAGTATTTATCCCGATGGCCTTCTTCGGCGGTTCTACCGGTGTTATCTACCGTCAGTTCTCCATCACAATTGTTTCGGCGATGGTGTTGTCGGTACTGGTGGCGATGATCCTGACGCCAGCGCTGTGTGCGACCATGCTGAAGCCGGTTGCCAAAGGCGAACATCACGAGAAGAAAGGTTTCTTCGGCTGGTTTAACAAGAAGTTCGAACAAAGCACGCACCACTACACCGACAGCGTAGGCAATATTCTGCGCAGCACCGGTCGTTATCTGGTGATTTATCTGCTGATCGTTGTGGGCATGGCGTTCCTGTTTATCCGCCTGCCAACCTCCTTCCTGCCGGAAGAAGACCAGGGTGTATTCCTGACCATGGCGCAGTTGCCAGCAGGTGCGACTCAGGAACGTACGCAGAAAGTGCTCGATGAAGTCAGCAACTACTACCTGACCAAAGAAAAAGCCAACGTGAACTCCGTGTTTACCGTTAACGGCTTTGGTTTTGCGGGGCGTGGTCAGAACACCGGTATCGCATTTATCAGTCTGAAAGACTGGTCCGAGCGTAGCGGCGCTGAAAACAAAGTTCCTGCAATTGCAGGCCGTGCGATGGGTGCCTTCAGCACCATTAAAGATGCACTGGTGTTCCCGTTCAACTTACCGGCAATTGTAGAGTTAGGTACGGCGACAGGCTTCGACTTCCAGCTGATTGACCAGGCTAACCTTGGACATGACAAACTGACACAGGCACGTAACCAGTTGCTGGGCATGATTGCTCAACATCCTGACTTGCTGACGCAGGTTCGTCCAAACGGTCTGGAAGATACACCTCAGTTCAAAATCGAAATTGATCAGGAAAAAGCAACGGCACTGGGCGTTTCAATTTCCGACATCAACACCACGTTAGGTGCGTCGATTGGTGGTAGCTACGTCAATGACTTCATCGACCGTGGTCGTGTGAAGAAAGTGTACGTACAGGCTGAAAACAAGTACCGCATGCTGCCATCCGATATCAACAATCTGTATGTCCGCGGCAGCGCAGGCCAGATGGTACCGTTCTCCGCGTTCTCGAGCGCGAAATGGGAATACGGTTCACCGCGTCTGGAACGTTATAACGGCCTGCCTTCGATGGAAATCCTGGGGCAGCCAGCACCGGGTAAAAGTAGTGGTGACGCGATGGCAATGATGGAGTCTCTGGCTTCTAAACTGCCAACCGGTATCGGCTACGACTGGACGGGCTTGTCTTATCAGGAACGTCTGTCCGGTAACCAGGCTCCGGCGTTGTACGCAATCTCACTGATTGTCGTCTTCCTGTGTCTGGCGGCGCTGTATGAAAGCTGGTCTATACCGTTCTCGGTTATGCTGGTGGTGCCACTTGGTGTGGTCGGCGCGCTTCTGGCCGCAACAATGCGTGGTCTGAGCAACGACGTTTACTTCCAGGTCGGTCTGTTGACCACCATCGGGTTGTCCGCGAAGAACGCCATATTGATTGTGGAATTCGCCAAAGACCTGATGGATAAAGAAGGTAAAGGTCTCATCGAATCAACGCTGGAAGCGGTTCGTATGCGTCTGCGTCCAATTCTGATGACTTCACTGGCCTTTATCCTCGGTGTAATGCCGCTGGTTATCAGCTCCGGTGCAGGTTCCGGTTCTCAGAACGCCGTTGGTACGGGCGTAATGGGCGGGATGATCACCGCAACGCTGCTGGCTATATTCTTTGTTCCGGTCTTCTTCGTGGTGGTTCGCCGCCGCTTTGGTAAGAAGAACGAAGACATCGAACATACCCACAAAGTAGAGCATCCGACGCTGTAA
- the acrR gene encoding multidrug efflux transporter transcriptional repressor AcrR, with protein MARKTKSQALETRQHILDAAVREFSARGVSSTSLTDIANAAGVTRGAIYWHFRNKVELFNAIWEAYESQIKVLELEYQTKFPNNPLRILREILIYILVATVTDPQRKSLMEIIFHKCEFVGEMTSVHEARKSLYIEGYGKIERILERCIKEKQLPAVLDTRQAAVILRAYLTGLMENWLFIPESFDLQKNAERFVDTYLDMLRHSSFLMLPPETV; from the coding sequence ATGGCACGAAAAACCAAATCACAGGCGCTTGAGACCAGACAACACATACTGGATGCGGCTGTGCGTGAGTTTTCTGCCCGGGGAGTATCGTCGACATCACTGACTGATATTGCGAATGCAGCCGGTGTGACACGGGGCGCAATTTATTGGCATTTCAGGAACAAAGTGGAACTGTTTAACGCGATTTGGGAAGCCTACGAGTCCCAGATTAAAGTACTCGAACTAGAGTATCAGACAAAGTTTCCGAATAATCCACTGCGTATTTTGCGTGAAATACTGATTTACATTCTGGTCGCCACAGTCACCGATCCTCAACGTAAATCATTGATGGAAATTATATTCCATAAATGTGAATTTGTTGGGGAGATGACGTCCGTTCATGAAGCCCGTAAATCACTCTATATAGAAGGATACGGTAAAATAGAACGTATCCTTGAGAGATGTATTAAAGAAAAACAATTGCCTGCCGTACTGGACACCCGTCAGGCCGCCGTTATTTTGCGTGCTTACCTGACCGGCCTGATGGAAAACTGGCTCTTTATCCCGGAAAGCTTTGATTTACAAAAAAATGCTGAGCGATTTGTGGACACCTATCTCGACATGCTGCGCCATTCCTCTTTCCTGATGCTCCCGCCCGAAACCGTGTAA
- the ykgO gene encoding type B 50S ribosomal protein L36, protein MQVLSSLRSAKKRHPDCRIVRRKGRIYVICKSNPRFKAVQGKKKKR, encoded by the coding sequence ATGCAGGTACTGAGTTCATTACGTTCGGCCAAAAAACGACACCCGGATTGCCGCATCGTCCGCCGTAAAGGCCGGATTTATGTGATTTGCAAAAGTAATCCACGCTTCAAAGCTGTGCAGGGTAAAAAGAAGAAACGTTAA
- a CDS encoding efflux RND transporter periplasmic adaptor subunit: MNKNRGLTPLAVVLMLSGSLALTGCNDKDAQQGAPQAPQVGVVTLKTEPLNVTTELPGRTASFRIAEVRPQVGGIILKRNFVEGSEIKAGTSLYQIDPATYQAAYDSAKGDLVKAQANAQISRLTVTRYKPLLGTNYISKQDYDTAVATAAQADAAVVSAKAAVETARINLAYTKVTSPISGRIGISSVTEGALVSTGQTTAMATVQQLDPIYVDVTQSSNDFLRLKEELADGSLKQVNGKAQVKLLLDNGKEYSQAGTLEFSDVTVDETTGSITLRAIFPNPQGSLLPGMFVRARLDEGVNNNALLVPQQGITRNPRGDATAMIVGADNKVELRTVTTTQAIGDKWVVTDGLKSGDKIIVTGLQKIKPGVPVTAQEVDQNAAAPATATKS, from the coding sequence ATGAACAAAAACAGAGGGTTAACGCCTCTGGCGGTAGTTCTGATGCTATCCGGAAGTTTAGCACTTACAGGATGTAACGATAAAGACGCCCAGCAAGGCGCGCCGCAAGCCCCTCAGGTTGGCGTCGTTACACTGAAAACAGAACCGCTTAATGTGACTACCGAACTTCCTGGCCGTACTGCTTCTTTCCGTATTGCTGAAGTACGTCCGCAGGTTGGCGGCATTATCCTGAAACGAAACTTCGTTGAAGGCAGCGAAATTAAAGCCGGGACCTCTTTATATCAAATTGATCCAGCCACTTATCAAGCCGCGTATGACAGCGCTAAAGGCGATCTGGTAAAAGCGCAGGCCAATGCGCAAATTTCTCGTCTTACCGTAACCCGTTACAAGCCTCTGCTCGGCACCAACTACATCAGTAAGCAAGATTATGACACTGCCGTAGCGACTGCAGCACAGGCCGATGCGGCTGTAGTATCCGCAAAAGCAGCGGTTGAAACAGCGCGTATCAATCTTGCTTACACCAAAGTGACCTCCCCTATCAGCGGACGTATTGGTATTTCCTCTGTGACCGAAGGCGCACTGGTCTCCACTGGCCAGACAACCGCAATGGCGACCGTGCAACAGCTCGATCCTATCTATGTTGACGTGACCCAGTCGAGCAACGACTTCCTGCGTCTGAAAGAAGAACTGGCTGATGGTTCACTGAAACAGGTAAACGGTAAAGCACAGGTCAAACTGCTGTTGGATAACGGTAAAGAATATTCGCAAGCGGGAACATTGGAATTCTCTGATGTGACGGTTGATGAAACGACAGGTTCCATTACGTTGCGTGCCATTTTCCCTAACCCACAAGGTTCGTTGCTGCCAGGTATGTTTGTGCGTGCACGTCTTGATGAAGGGGTAAACAACAACGCTCTGCTGGTTCCTCAGCAAGGTATTACCCGTAACCCACGCGGTGATGCAACAGCGATGATTGTCGGTGCTGACAATAAAGTTGAACTTCGCACTGTCACCACAACGCAGGCAATCGGCGACAAATGGGTCGTGACGGATGGACTGAAAAGTGGCGATAAAATTATCGTGACAGGTCTGCAAAAAATTAAGCCAGGCGTACCGGTAACTGCACAGGAAGTTGATCAAAACGCAGCAGCACCCGCTACAGCGACGAAGTCTTAA
- a CDS encoding DUF454 family protein, with protein sequence MKRVLLIIAGWVCVVLATLGVVLPLLPTTPFLLLAAWCFARSSPRFHQWLLYRSWFGGYLRHWQQHRALPKGAKPKAVILIAVTFAISIYFVPLLWVRILLLCMMFMLLIMMWRLPVVDLEQ encoded by the coding sequence ATGAAACGTGTCCTGTTGATTATCGCTGGCTGGGTATGTGTCGTGCTGGCAACACTGGGTGTTGTGCTGCCGTTGTTGCCGACGACGCCTTTTCTGCTGCTTGCTGCCTGGTGTTTCGCCCGGTCATCGCCGCGTTTTCACCAGTGGTTACTTTATCGTTCGTGGTTTGGTGGTTACCTTCGCCACTGGCAGCAACATCGTGCGTTGCCAAAAGGGGCAAAACCTAAAGCAGTGATCCTGATCGCAGTGACTTTCGCCATTTCGATTTATTTTGTCCCGCTATTGTGGGTGCGTATTTTATTGCTCTGCATGATGTTTATGTTGCTGATCATGATGTGGCGATTACCAGTGGTTGACCTTGAGCAATAA
- the mscK gene encoding mechanosensitive channel MscK has product MFIRCMTAPSGRVSFMKKSGILRVFTYVIFLSLLIFSFPGHAASNDIPTRNEVQNQLDALNRQKNLTPVDKLSQQDLIHTLEYLDALDRVKQDVTQLHQQVTEAPQKLRAAMDGLDQLKNSTKDDVDKAQLSALSLRQLENRLNDTLDDLQSSQEDLSTFNTQLISLQTQPERVQSTMYNYSMAIQKIRNQLNGMSPGQQDLRATQQTMLVTQQALLSAQIDLQRKSLEANTTLQDLLQKQRDYTNAHINQLEHTAQLLQEVVNGKRLILSERTAKEAQTPDDTSNIQNDPLVAQELGINRKLSERLIAATEEGNQLVQKNITVKNWLDRSAQAEHDLKEQISVLKGSILLSRILYQQQQNTIPPSGLITDMSAHIADLRLEQFSVNQQRDALFQGDSYIQGVVSASKETINGDISDALDQIVDMRRELLDQLNKQLGNQLSLAINLQINQQQLLSINQSLTETLTQQIFWVSSNKPMNWEFIKSLPDDVKNQLSSLSFNFPRGELMMGALHSLPATIPILLVILFLLWRRKYINQRIDSLSNDVGQLKRDSQLHTPQALLLLALNVLPGVFLTLGAGYWLSRCDIDSSDFLWTLAQRLAVFQFVMGFCYRMLKPGGINERHFSTPVATCAHYRRSVIRLSLVMLPLIFWSVRGEKAPLELVDDIIGQMVIFLTLLALTVLVFPMARDGWREKDSHSIRLVMVTAIALAPAFLAGLVVTGYFYTTLRLAGRWIDSLYLLIFWNITYLTALRGLSVAARRLAYRRALARRQTAVAKEGAEGNEPVEEEPSLGLDQINQQSLRLTTMVLFFIFATVFYWIWSDLLTVISYLDSISLWHYSGTVAGTVTQQTVTLGNLLLGFLAVIVAYVLTRNLPGLLEVVVLSRLQLRQGTSYAITTILTYSITVIGAVTALGSLGVSWDKLQWLVAALSVGLGFGLQEIFANFVSGLIILFERPVRIGDTVTIGSFSGTVSRIRIRATTIIDFDRKEVIIPNKAFVTERLINWSLSDTVTRVLIKIGVAYGSDLDKVKEILLQAAHENPRVMSDPSPLVFFLNFGASTLDHELRVYVRELGDRSYTVDELNRSIDRLCRENDINIAFNQLEVYLHNQDGNEVQEVKRTLGQKGDEPDSLPQN; this is encoded by the coding sequence ATGTTTATCCGGTGTATGACCGCGCCTTCTGGGAGAGTTTCTTTCATGAAGAAAAGTGGGATTTTGCGTGTTTTTACTTACGTGATTTTCCTCTCATTATTGATATTTTCCTTTCCCGGTCATGCTGCCAGCAACGATATTCCGACCAGAAATGAAGTGCAAAACCAGCTTGATGCGTTAAACCGGCAAAAGAATCTGACGCCGGTAGATAAACTGTCTCAGCAGGATTTGATTCACACGCTGGAATATCTGGATGCGCTGGACCGCGTAAAACAGGATGTTACCCAGCTCCATCAGCAGGTCACCGAAGCACCGCAGAAACTGCGGGCGGCGATGGATGGCCTCGATCAGCTTAAAAACAGTACCAAAGATGACGTGGATAAAGCGCAGCTTTCCGCGTTGTCGCTGCGTCAGCTGGAAAACCGCCTCAACGACACGCTCGACGATCTCCAGTCTTCTCAGGAAGATTTGTCGACGTTTAACACTCAGCTGATTTCGTTGCAAACCCAGCCAGAACGCGTGCAGAGCACGATGTACAACTATTCGATGGCGATTCAGAAAATCCGTAATCAGCTCAACGGAATGTCGCCGGGTCAGCAGGATCTTCGCGCAACTCAACAAACGATGCTGGTGACGCAGCAGGCATTGCTCAGCGCACAGATTGATTTACAGCGTAAAAGCCTTGAAGCCAACACCACTTTGCAGGATTTACTGCAAAAGCAACGTGACTACACCAACGCGCATATTAATCAGCTGGAGCATACCGCGCAGTTATTGCAGGAAGTGGTGAATGGCAAGCGGCTGATTTTGTCCGAGCGGACAGCGAAAGAAGCCCAGACGCCGGACGATACCTCGAATATCCAGAATGACCCGCTGGTGGCGCAGGAGTTAGGGATTAACCGCAAGCTCAGCGAACGCCTGATTGCCGCCACGGAAGAGGGCAACCAGCTGGTTCAGAAAAATATCACGGTAAAAAACTGGCTCGACCGTTCTGCGCAGGCTGAGCACGATCTTAAAGAGCAAATTTCCGTGCTAAAAGGCAGCATACTGTTGTCGCGCATTCTTTATCAGCAGCAGCAAAATACCATTCCGCCGTCCGGTCTGATCACGGACATGAGCGCGCATATTGCCGATTTGCGTCTCGAACAGTTCTCCGTTAACCAGCAGCGTGACGCCTTATTCCAGGGCGACAGCTACATTCAGGGCGTCGTTTCGGCCAGCAAAGAAACCATCAACGGAGACATCAGCGACGCGCTCGATCAAATTGTGGATATGCGCCGCGAGCTGCTCGACCAGCTTAATAAGCAGCTCGGGAATCAGCTGTCTCTGGCAATCAATTTGCAGATTAACCAGCAGCAGTTGCTGAGCATCAACCAGTCGCTGACCGAAACGCTGACCCAGCAGATTTTCTGGGTGAGCAGCAACAAGCCGATGAACTGGGAATTCATCAAGTCGCTGCCTGACGATGTGAAAAACCAGCTGAGCAGCCTCAGCTTTAACTTCCCGCGCGGCGAACTGATGATGGGTGCGTTGCATTCATTGCCCGCCACGATCCCGATTTTACTGGTTATTCTGTTTTTGCTCTGGCGCAGGAAATACATTAATCAGCGCATCGACTCCCTGAGCAACGATGTCGGGCAACTCAAGCGCGACAGTCAACTTCATACGCCGCAGGCGCTGCTGCTTCTGGCGCTCAACGTGCTGCCAGGGGTCTTTCTGACGCTGGGAGCCGGCTACTGGCTTTCGCGATGCGATATCGATTCGAGTGATTTTTTATGGACGCTGGCTCAGCGGCTGGCCGTTTTCCAGTTTGTGATGGGCTTCTGTTACCGCATGCTCAAACCGGGCGGCATCAATGAACGTCACTTTTCTACGCCCGTTGCCACCTGCGCACATTACCGGCGTTCGGTGATCCGCCTGAGTCTGGTGATGTTGCCGCTGATCTTCTGGTCGGTGCGGGGTGAAAAAGCACCGCTGGAGCTGGTAGACGACATTATCGGGCAGATGGTCATATTCCTGACCTTACTGGCACTGACCGTGCTGGTCTTTCCAATGGCCCGTGACGGCTGGCGTGAAAAAGATTCACACAGCATTCGCCTGGTGATGGTCACCGCCATTGCGCTGGCACCGGCTTTCCTCGCAGGCCTGGTGGTTACCGGCTACTTCTATACCACGCTGCGGCTTGCCGGACGCTGGATTGACAGCCTTTATCTGCTGATTTTCTGGAACATCACGTATCTCACGGCGCTGCGCGGGTTGAGCGTGGCAGCGCGACGTCTGGCTTATCGTCGCGCTCTGGCAAGGCGGCAGACCGCTGTAGCGAAAGAGGGCGCGGAAGGGAATGAGCCTGTAGAAGAAGAGCCGTCACTCGGGCTGGATCAGATTAACCAGCAGTCTTTGCGCCTGACCACCATGGTGCTGTTCTTCATCTTTGCTACCGTGTTTTACTGGATTTGGTCCGATTTGCTGACGGTGATTTCCTATCTGGACAGCATTTCGCTGTGGCATTACTCCGGCACAGTCGCCGGGACCGTGACGCAACAAACGGTCACGCTGGGGAATCTATTACTCGGGTTCCTGGCGGTGATTGTGGCGTATGTTTTAACGCGCAACTTGCCGGGCTTGCTGGAAGTGGTGGTACTTTCGCGCCTGCAACTGCGGCAGGGGACGTCATACGCCATCACTACGATCCTGACTTATTCGATTACGGTGATTGGCGCGGTGACTGCGCTCGGATCGCTTGGCGTGTCGTGGGATAAATTACAGTGGCTGGTGGCGGCGCTGTCGGTCGGGCTGGGCTTTGGTTTGCAGGAGATTTTCGCCAACTTCGTCTCGGGCCTGATCATCTTGTTCGAACGCCCGGTGCGTATCGGAGATACCGTCACCATCGGCTCTTTCTCCGGCACCGTCAGCCGGATCCGCATCCGCGCGACAACCATTATCGACTTTGACCGCAAAGAAGTGATCATCCCGAACAAAGCGTTCGTGACAGAGCGACTGATCAACTGGTCGCTGAGCGATACCGTCACCCGCGTGCTGATCAAAATCGGCGTGGCTTACGGATCCGATCTCGACAAAGTTAAAGAGATCTTATTGCAGGCGGCGCATGAGAATCCGCGCGTGATGAGCGATCCTTCGCCACTGGTTTTCTTCCTGAATTTCGGTGCCAGCACGCTGGATCATGAATTACGGGTTTATGTCCGTGAACTGGGTGACCGCAGCTATACCGTCGATGAACTTAACCGCAGCATTGACAGACTTTGCCGCGAAAACGACATCAATATTGCGTTCAATCAGCTCGAAGTGTATTTGCATAATCAGGACGGGAATGAAGTGCAGGAAGTGAAGCGGACGTTGGGGCAAAAAGGCGACGAGCCTGACTCGCTGCCGCAAAACTGA
- the priC gene encoding primosomal replication protein PriC yields MSTERILHVLDQQIETLAREIEPIGHVSASQARFDIALFSTKGTRLRDYLAEIKTNLQQLNQEVVEKRSAQVAFIAERLVAQITAMQRELATQTLRKTHQTPERKSHDNYTRLAETQQFERRLVAMIEDRETTLGQLATFADQQRVQKELAALEGRLMRCRQALAKIERQIERQEKGF; encoded by the coding sequence GTGAGTACAGAACGAATTTTACATGTCCTTGATCAGCAAATAGAAACTCTGGCGCGGGAAATTGAGCCTATCGGCCACGTTTCGGCTTCTCAGGCACGGTTTGATATCGCCCTGTTTTCAACCAAAGGCACGCGTCTGCGGGATTATCTGGCTGAAATCAAAACCAATTTGCAGCAACTCAATCAGGAAGTCGTCGAAAAGCGTTCTGCGCAGGTGGCCTTTATTGCCGAGCGACTCGTGGCGCAAATTACTGCCATGCAGCGCGAACTGGCAACACAGACATTGCGAAAAACGCACCAGACGCCGGAGCGCAAAAGCCATGATAATTATACCCGTCTGGCAGAAACTCAGCAGTTTGAGCGCCGTCTGGTGGCAATGATTGAAGACCGGGAAACGACGCTCGGACAACTGGCAACCTTCGCCGATCAGCAGCGGGTACAGAAAGAGCTGGCTGCGCTGGAAGGTCGTCTGATGCGTTGTCGTCAGGCGCTGGCTAAAATTGAGAGACAAATCGAGCGTCAGGAAAAAGGTTTTTGA